The Legionella beliardensis genomic interval AAAATGACTCGGGAATTAAAAAAAGAATGCGAAGCTTTAAGTCTAGATATTCGAATTGAGGATGGAGGTTATACTCAAGATATTTTTTTTAACTCGTCTGACAAACATATTCTGACATCGTTTATACTTGCAATTGATAAGGTCAATCCTCTTGTGGAAATAAAAGAAGAAATTTTACAAATAGTTAATTTTGAATTGATTTTCCCTACACCGCCAAAGCTAAAAGATATAACTGCTAGTTATGTGATGAAAAATAAGATAACCTTTTTTAGAGAACTTATCGAAGCACCAGAATCTATCTTGCAACAATACCCAGCATTGGACACTAATCCTAAAAATATATTTTTATTGAATATGCGTACAATAGTAAAGGATTTTCGTGACTTATTTTGCAAAGATAATGATGAAGAAGGGCTTGATTTTTTAAAGAAAATAGAAATAGCACTAAAAGATGAAAACCCTTGTATAGCAGTGGAAACAGTTATTCAAGGTATAACTGAAAAACACAGGGTGTTTATATATGGTCTGAAAACAAATGTGATTGGCGCCTTAGCACAATATAATGAAGACAATAAGCGTTTAAATGACATTATTTCTGAAGATAGTGAAGTGGTAGATCAGACAAACTCTTTTACTAGACTATAAAAGGAAGAACCTAGAAAAGATACATTTAACCTAGTTCATCCTATTCGTTAAACTTTCATTAAAGACAAATAATATTATTCCTAAGCGCCAAGAGACGTTTTAGAAGATAAGTTATTCGCTAATAAATACTGAAATTTTGCTAAGTGAATAATATTCCATGCCATTGGCCTCACCTTCTCTAAAAGGAATGTCTCAAAAACACAAGAGATAGTATTACAGAAAATTGGAATGCACTGCTTTAGCTCTTTATAATAATGTTTTTATTTTTTGGTAAAGATTATGTTTAATGACATTTTTATTGATGAGACAGAAAATTTAGCAATTAACTCTGTAATAAAAAAGGGGATAATGGACTATAATGCCCCATTTTTTGGTTCGAACCCTTCACGACCTTTCACCATTTATATTAAAGATCCTAAATCAGAGGTTATTGCAGGTCTAGAAGGGTTTTACAAAGGAAAATATGTACGTGTTAATTTATTTTGGGTTCACGAAGAATTTCGTCAGCAAGGGTTAGGTAAAAAATTGATTTTGAAACTCGAAGAATTCAGTAAAAAAAAGGGATGTTGCTATATTCAACTGGATACCTTTGACTTTCAAGCGCGACCTTTTTATGAAAAATTAGGATTTGAATGTATTGGTACTATATCTAGATGGGTTGAAGATAGAGATTGTCACTTCATGAGAAGAACCATACCTTAATTGATAGGCGCTCTGATTAATGAATCCATCTATATTTATAATAGCAAAAAAAAATATCCAATGTCGGTAATTTAATTTGGCCGTTTATAAGAAAAAAACAATAGAATGGCTAGATGTCCCAAAAACACATGCTTTAAGACTTTCAATATCATTGAGCTAGTTAAGCTTGTTTTTTGTATAATAAACAAAAATTTTTTCATTTAATGAAACATATGGCTTTTCCAGAATGGAACTTCAATAATTTAATTAATTCTATACAGGCAACCCATATAGAGTTATCTGCTCAAGCAAGCAAAGCCGTTAATCATTGCCTTACTGCTAGAAATTGGTTAATTGGTTATTATATTTCCGAGTATGAGCTTAAAGGAGAGGACAGGGTAGGGGGCAGGTTATGGTAAAAAATTACTGCCAAGGCTGGCGCATTAATTAGAGAAGCTGCAAGTTAGCAATTGTAATAAGCGCCAACTCTATGATTATGTAAAATTTTATCGCTGCTATTCGCAAATCGCGCCGACACTGTCGGCACAATTTAATACTCTTCCTGCCTCTCCGATTAATCAAGCTGAAATAAAAATGCCGACAGCGTCGGCACAATTTGAGCTTCCACCAGAGACCCTCTTTAATAGTTTATCTTATAGCCTGTACTTTGAGAGAATAGGTCTTTCCAATAATAAAAAAAATTATTTGAATTAGCGCACACCTTTGAATTAAATAAAGAAAATAACCTAACGGTTCGTGATCCTTATATTTTTGAATTCCTTGGTTTAACCTCCCAAGAGGTTATGAGTGAATCTCATTTAGAGGCACAATTAATAGAGAAAATAGAGCATTTTTTACTTGAATTAGGCCATGGTTTCTGCTTTGAAGCACGGCAGAAAAGAATTTTAATTGGCGGTGAACATTTTTTGTTGATTTAGTTTTTTATAATCGCTTACTGAAATGTCATGTTCTAGTTGAGTTAAAACTTGAAAAGTTTACTCACGAAAATATAGGCCAATTAAATACGTATGTTAGTTGGTACAAACAAAATATGATGAGTGAAGGCGATAACCCACCCGTTAGAATTTTACTATGTACCGATAAGAATCATGCGTTAGCGGAGTATTATGCGCTAGCAGGCATGGATAATCGGTTATTTGTTTCTAAGTACTTATTAGGGCTTCCTAAAAAAGAAGAAATACAAAAATTTATTGAAAAGCAAATTCCTGAAGTAAATGGAAGTAAAGAGTAAGCAAATTTAAGCTTATTAAACCATCTATAAAAAGCTATTAAAGTCGATAATTATTTATCTTGGCATTTTTTAAATGTCCCAAAACCCATAATATTGATCGAGAGCTTATTATCTTAGTATGATTAATACTATTAAATCGTACTCATGTTGAAATGACAAATCATTTGGATATTATTAACTGGGCAACAGATTATTTAACTTTTAAAGGTTACTTTTTGATAAAGCAACCTGAGATAATTCAAGAAACTCCTTGGTCTAATGTTATTTGCTTAACTACTTCACATGGCGACGTGTATTTAAAACAACCAGCGAAATTACTAGCTAATGAGGCTAGCATTATTGAACTTCTGGCCAATCAATGTAAAGCAAGTGTGCCTAACATTATTGCCAACAATTCTGATTTACATTGTTTTCTCATGGAAGATGCTGGGCTGACCTTGCGCAACTATATAAACGAAGAATGTAAAACGGAATTATTATGTAAAGCAATTAAGCACTTCACTGCATTTCAACGTTCAACTGAAGACAACATTAAATCGTTGTTCAGACTCAATGTTCCAGATTGGCGATTAAAGCAGATACCTCATTTATATAGAAAAATAATCAATGATAAAAAATTTTTAAAAGCTGATGGTATGGAAGATAAGGAACTAGATAAATTAAATTATTTGAGTCCGCTTATAACAGAACAGGTATATGAGTTATCTCAATATGGTATCTGTGAAGCAGTAGTCCAGCCTGATTTCAACACGAATAATATTTTAATTAATCCTGAAACACAGCAATTTACAATGATTGACGTAGGAGAGCTAGCTATTTCACATCCCTTTTTTTCTTTACATAATTTTTTATATCAAGCCACTATACATCATAGTGTAAAAGAGCAAGATTATGTATGGAATGAAATGTTAAATGCCTGTATTGAAAGTTGGCTAAATTTGGGGCCAAAAGATAAATTATTGCAAGGATATGAGCTCTCCAGAAAATTATGGCCTATATATGCTGCTTGTGCTACTTATCACTTTATGCATTGTTGTTGATATTCAGGCTTTAAATTCTTGGTATGCCAATAAACCTAATCTTTTAGCTCGTAACTTTAGAGATTACCTTGCTTCAATGCATAGTTCCAAATTCCTATAATCTTACTAAGTTGAACTAATGAAGAAAAATAGTTCCAAAACCCCGTGTTAGCAGAATTAATTAGGTTAGTTATTAAGCGCTTTCATTACAGCAGCAGGATCTTTAGCAATTACTGTCAAGTATGCGCGAGCTGGACCTTCAGGATGACGCTCACCGCGTTCCCATTTCTCCAATGTACGTATGCTAAAACCAAATGTATCTGCAAACTCTTGCCGGGTCATATGCAAATTATCTCGAATTAAAACTACATTGACTCCGTCAGGAATTTTTACAACATGGCCTCTGGCTTTAGATTGATCGCCTTTAGCATATTCTAAGGCCTCAGTCGCTCCCTGAAGTATGCTTTTACCTAGATCAGACATTATTATCACCTCTGTAAAAATCGACAAGTTATTTGACAACTGTCTTTAATTCATTCCGCTCACCTTGAGAAATATTTTCCCGTGTAGACTTTGAATATACAGTAAATAAAAAAAGCGGCATATTATCGCTATAGTAAAAATAAATTACTACTCGTAAGCCACTACTTTTACCTTTGGTTGGATCGGTAGCCCATCCTACTTTTCTTAGCCCCCGGTACCTGTTATTAAATCATCCGAGCAGGGATTAGCTAGAATGTAATTTATAAATTCACGTCGATTTTCATCAGACATAAATTTTTCAGCCTGCTTAATAAACTCGGCTGTTTCTACAATAGTTATTAATTTATTAGTATTCATTAGATAATTTTAACCCCAACGGGGCTTAATTTCAACCCCATTGGGGCTGTATTTTAAATATTCTTGATAATCTCCCAAAAATCCATGATCATAAATATCAAAGTATTCAAAAAATTAAGCATATTCAACCAAGCAAAAAAAATTAAGTATTTATGAAAAATAATCTTAATGGACAATTTTAATTCTTAATATTTCTAGTATTATGATATAAATTCACTACTCAGTCTTAGGTACTAATGATGCAGGGAAAAAGAATAGAAGAGTTATCAGAAATAGATTCAGGAGAGTTGTGCGATACATTATTTTTTCAAGGTAATGGTTCTTCTCAAACTCAAGTACTTAAGTATGTAGGCAATCAAAAAGTTAATGCGACAACTGGCGAAACAATGTGGTGTACGGGACGAAATAATCTCTCGCCGCTACATGTGATTTATAGAGTGCATTTGGGTGTTGAGATTGCCGATGTTAATTTGGCTCCTTTTGACTCCTATTTGTCCTATCTTAATCCTATTAAAACAATAGGTTCAGCTATAACATGGGGAGCTAATCGGTATAATGGGTTTCACTTTACAACTAGTATCCCGAAAACAGAGTCAGTAGTATTTCACGCTCCAATTCTTTCACAAGTGAGTATTGGCCAGGAAACAGATATACAATCACATAGAAAGAAATATGATTCCTGGCTAGTTAGTAAAGATAAAACAAATGGACTTATTTTATGGGGGGTCTCTCGCGGTACTGCTGCAACATTCTGTGCTTTTGCAAAAGAAAAATATCCCGAAGTAAAACTAGTTGTCTTAGAGGGTGCAGTTGATTCAGTACAAAATGTTATACCTGCAAGGGTAGCAAATACAATTCCAGTAGATTTTATTTCAAAAAAAATTTCGAATGCTATAACTTTAGGTTTTTCTTTTTTTAAAAAATATAACCTGATGCAGTACGATCCAGAAGGACCGTCACCGTTAAAAAGTGTTGAAGAATTCCCTGAAGAAATTCCAGTTGTCTTTATTACTTCAAAAAAAGATACAGTAGTTACCTGCCAAAATACAAGAAATATTGCTCAAGCATTGGCAGATAAAGGTAAAAATGATGTGTATCTTTTAGAACTTGAACATTCTAGCCATCCTAATTATATGTTTGATGACGTTAATGATCGTAATAATTATGAAGCTTTTATCCATGCTATTTATAAAAAATATAATTTAAAATATAACCCTGATTTGGCTCGAAAAGGAGAAAACCTTGTTCAGGATTGCATATTGCATGAGTTAAATCCTGCTAACATAATGAATTATTGTTAATTGACGATTTAATTTAAATCTAGCGAAGGTAAGGGTTGTAATAGTATTAAGTCTGATTACTACATTAACCAGACTTATCATAGGAAGCTGATTAATTAAGAAATAATGCAACTATCCATTTTATCATGCATATTATCCGCCTCATCTCGCGAAGCTATTAGGTTAGCTTCTTTTTCTTCAGCTTCATAAATTTGGCTGTTATTAATAAATTGCATAAACCATTGTTCCATTTGTTGATATTTTTGTAATTCATCCTCGTTGGAAAATTCATGCTGGGCTTTAAATCTTTCTAGAATATCTTCAATAATTGGCTTAGCAAAAGCAATTGCTTGCCCGCGTCTTGTAAAATAATCTATATTTTCTTTTAAAAAATCGATAATACTTTTATTAGTGTAATTTTGGCGCATTGAAAAATCAAAGCC includes:
- a CDS encoding GNAT family N-acetyltransferase, with the translated sequence MFNDIFIDETENLAINSVIKKGIMDYNAPFFGSNPSRPFTIYIKDPKSEVIAGLEGFYKGKYVRVNLFWVHEEFRQQGLGKKLILKLEEFSKKKGCCYIQLDTFDFQARPFYEKLGFECIGTISRWVEDRDCHFMRRTIP
- a CDS encoding helix-turn-helix domain-containing protein; the encoded protein is MSDLGKSILQGATEALEYAKGDQSKARGHVVKIPDGVNVVLIRDNLHMTRQEFADTFGFSIRTLEKWERGERHPEGPARAYLTVIAKDPAAVMKALNN
- a CDS encoding aminoglycoside phosphotransferase family protein, whose product is MIKQPEIIQETPWSNVICLTTSHGDVYLKQPAKLLANEASIIELLANQCKASVPNIIANNSDLHCFLMEDAGLTLRNYINEECKTELLCKAIKHFTAFQRSTEDNIKSLFRLNVPDWRLKQIPHLYRKIINDKKFLKADGMEDKELDKLNYLSPLITEQVYELSQYGICEAVVQPDFNTNNILINPETQQFTMIDVGELAISHPFFSLHNFLYQATIHHSVKEQDYVWNEMLNACIESWLNLGPKDKLLQGYELSRKLWPIYAACATYHFMHCC